The Gorilla gorilla gorilla isolate KB3781 chromosome 11, NHGRI_mGorGor1-v2.1_pri, whole genome shotgun sequence genome contains the following window.
GAGGATGTGGCTGGCCTGGCTGAGCCTGGACATGAGGCTGCATCAGGACCCCCCGGCCTGGCTGAAGCCCACTTTTCCAGACCCTgccagggagggaagggggtcGGTGCATGGGGGGTGCTAAAAGCAGGAGACTGTGGCCCCTGCTTGGCCTGTGGTCACTTGCCCTCGCCTGGCTGCAAGGCTAGTGAACAAACTCTCCAGCCGTGCGGGTTCCCGGCTGTTTACTTAGCACTCATCTGAGTTTATACAAAACCCTTCTGGTCCAAGCTCTGATCCTTCATTAGTAAGAGGAATGAGCTTCTGGGAAAAGTGAATGGGGAGGGGCTGTTTGCTCAGGGAGCCATCTGGGCAAATGGGGCAACAGGCCCACAGGCCTTGGCACAGAAAGTGTATGGTGCCCCCTTGGTCAGGTACATCCCATCTGATCATCTATCACCACAGATCCCGGCATGAGCAGCAGACCAGGGGCGTGTCCCCCCTTCCAGATGGGGAAGGGGGTCCAGGCAGCTTGTGGGAGGAGAGCCTCCAGCCCAGGGAGCTCCTGTCCCTCTGTCTCTGCACCACACACCTCTCCCGAGGGGGCAACCCGGGTCACCTGCCCTGACAGCAGCTCTCACGGGACCTCGTTCAGCCCGTGCAAACTGTAGGGGTTATTGTGCAGTGCTGAGCCTCCTGGGGTGCAAACAGTCCCTGGCTTTCTGCCCATGGTGGGATGGGGTGCTTGCAGAAGCACCCAAGGGACCCTCCCTGGAACTGGCCCACTGCAGACTCTGCCCATCACCTCGAGGCCTCTCCTTGGAGGGTTCTGATCTGGAAACCAGGGCAATGACCTCATCCAGGGGCCTGGGCCAAGCCGAGAGGGTTTGCGAATTGATGCCCACTTGACCACTTTATTAGCTTCTGCTGCTGGTTCTCTTAAAACGTCTCCAGGGCTTGAGAATGCTATAAATTTTTGGTCAAGGATCCTCTGGCAGCCTCACTATGCCAGCATCGGTCACATGGCCCAGCCCCAGACCTCCCAGAGAGAGGCCGGGGCCTGGGGGTGCCTTTTCTGGAGGCGCAGATCATACATTCCCTTCCTTCTAGAAGCAGCGTGAGGCTGCTTTTCTGTGACTTGGAACCAGTGCACCCCACCGCTCACTGCAGGTAGGAAGTATTTCGTTGCTTCATGAAGAAGTAGACATTCTGGGCCacgagagagaaggggaaggaaggactcCGAGGTTTAGAATAAGCTGGTCTCACTGCCGCAGATGACTTGGGGGGACCCACtaagggggtggggggcacaaTAGCAGCAGCCCCTGCTGTTGTCTGAGTCCACTCAGGGCTCACCACAGCccgtctgcctcccaggcacaGGGAAACCCCCCACGGGAGGTGGGGAGACCTCAGGGGGGTCCCTCCGCCCAGGAGGAAGGCTTGCGCTGGCCAAGTGAAAACACAGGAATCTCGTTCTAGTTCTAGTGGGTAGGTTCGACCGCAGCGAGGGTGGGCTGGGATGGCGGAGGTGTCTTGCCGCCCACTTCCCGCCCTGCCCACCCAGTATTCACTTCGGCCACTTGAACCTGGAGTGGGGGTGACccgtggggtggggtggggggcgctCTCTGAGAAACGCCGGGTGGCAGAGTTTGGAGATGGGGGAAGAATGttccaggaagaaggaaagtGATCTTCGAGGGGCGGGGGAGGAGGCTGCAGAGGCAGGAGGGGCTCTGGTCTCACTGAGGGTGCTGGGGCTGTCCGGAAGGAGGTGGCGCGGCTGGGACGGGGTGGCAATGGCGAAGCAGCCAGGCAGCTGCTACCTCAGGATGCATTTTGAAAGGAGAACGAGAGGTATGGCCCACCCACAAGCGGCTCCCTCCATGCAGCCTGGGTCACCCCATGCACAGGAACTGGCCAATGAGAATGTCCTGGCCCCACCAGAGACAACAGGCTCTGATCCAGCTCAGAATGCCGGACTCCCTCAGAGCGCTGCAGCCTGTCTCTTGCACCCGCAGCACGCCCTGCACTCCAGAGGCTTCCTGCGAGCCGCATGTGTTCGGCCCCACCCAGTCCCTCTGGCCTCTCCACGCCGCGCCATGCCGGTCCACACCCTGTCCGGCCCACTCATACCATCCACGCCCCTGCACATACTGACAGCTCAGTACCCCTTAGGGGCTGGGCTCTGAACAGACCCTCTAAAGAATGAGGCCGGAGTGGTAGGGCCAGGCAGGACCCACCTATGCCTGAGGCTGCCGCCGCTGCTGAACCCTCCGTTCCCCGCCCCCGTCTCCTGTGTCTCCTTCGTGTCTTTTTCCCTGCAAGTATGTACTTTCCTCTGCAATGCCAGCGCGTTCAGAAACTCACATTCCACTTTTAAACGCTGACACCCATGACAAGCTCTTCCTCAACGGCAAGCAGCAAGCCCAGCTTATAAAGGACAAGCGGTTCAGTCACCTTCCAGCCCATCAGGGATCACCTCTGGGAAGAAGCCATGGCTCCGTGGGCCTTTGTGGGCGGGTACTGCCCTCCTCAGAGGCAGCCTGCAGTGACCAGGAGGTGATGGAGGGGTGCCAGCCTGGGGCACGTGCAGACACACACCACCCAGCAGAAAGATTCTGGGTGGCTCACCACACAGCCCTCTGCCTGGTTTTGCAAAAAAAGGACCATCTGAAGGCCACCGGGTAGTGGGTGGAGAGGCCAGTCCAGAGTGAGGTGGCCAGCACAAAGTCCAAGGACTCTGCTGCCACCGACCCCAGTGGCCTGCAGGCTGAACGCCCGCCCAGTCCCACCCACCCCCGGCATGGCGTCCCCaatgtacctgagactgggttatttatttatttattttgagatggagtttcacccttgtagcccaggctggagtgcagtggcacgatctcagctcactgcaacctctgcctcctgggttcaagccattctcctgcctcagcctccggagtagctgggattacaggtgcccactaccacacccagctaattttttgtatttttagtagagacggggtttcaccatgttggccaggctggtctccaactcctgacttcaggtgatccacccgcctcagcctcccaaagtgctgggattacaggtgtgagccactgcatccagccgagactgggtaatttataaagaaaagagatttaattggctcaccgttccacaggctgtacaggaagcatggctgggaggcctcaggaaacttacaatcatggcggagggCGAAGAGGAAAGAGGCGTGTCTTACGAGGCcgaaggaggaagagagtgaagcgGGAGGTGCCACACGCTTTTAAACAggcagatctcgtgagaactcactcactatcatgagcacTGCAAATCAGCCCCCAtcatccaatcatctcccaccaggcccctcccccaacactggggtTTACAATTTGACGGGAGATTTGAGCTGGGACACAGATCCAAGCTGTATCACGCACACAACTCACTTCAGGGTCTAGCGTTGCCAAGGGCAACGGGGTAGAGTGGCCTCTACCCCAGGGGGTACCCCTCAGTGAGGGAAGTcactggacacagggagggggccTCCGGAAGCCTTCCAAGACCGGCagacctccctccccactccatgCTAGGGGTAGAGTCTCAGATCTGCCTCAGACCCATTGGGCAAAGGAAATGGATGACAGATCTACTCACAGCATCTGAGATTTGCAGCCGGCCAGGGCAGGTGGCTGCACAGAGGAAGGTGCCCTGCTTCTGGGGGGCACCACACATTTGTCACCATGGGAGGGAGGGCTCAGCTCAGTCTCCAAGGTGGCACAAGGCCACAGCAGCCTTCCAGGAGGACAACCAGGATGCTCCCGTTCTGTGCCGTCAGGGGCTGGCTCTGTATGGCAGGGCCTGAGCCAAGGAGGAGAGAGGACCAGGGTGGGGGAGGCAAGCAGCCGTCACAGGAGAGATGAGATAGAGAGGAGCCATGAGGAGGTGAATGGCTAGGCTGGGAGGATCCCAAGCCTGAGGGGCTGGCTTGAATTTGGAATGTTGAATGTGGGCATCACTGGGTTATGGACCCCTCTGCGCCCCACTCTGTGACCACACAGCAGCCTTGAGTGAGCAGGCTCTTATGGAAATCCAGCATCCTCCAGGTCACATTCCACAGGAGCTGATGGGGGCCCACCCGCTTCCACGCCATCCAGGGCCAGGTATGAGACCCAGGCCTGACTGCTTAACACCTTCCCCATGTCCAGCCACAGCTGGCTTGGAAATGGACAGAGTACAGAAACTGCCCACCCCAGGGGATCTCCCAGAGCTACCTGGACAGCCTGACTTTTTTCCACTGGCAAAGCCTGAACTTGTGAGGTATATACAGGGAGCTGTGGGCTTTATCCTGCAATTACACCAGGACAGTCTGTCTGAGAGTGGAGCCATCACAGGGGAGCACAGATGGAAAGAGACTCCTGGATCCAGCTACGCCTGAAACCAACCGACCTCTCTCTGGTCACACAAATCAACAAACTGCCCTGTGCTTAAGCCAGTCTGGTGGGCTGGTACCAGCGCTCAGAAGCCCATTCACCAACCAGGGACCGAGTTCCATGCTAGGTCAACACTGGGGCAGAGAGAAGAGTCATCGATGCATGGCAAGAGTGGATGTAAGAGTTCTGCAGAGACAGAAAATCAGGGCCAAAGGTGACCGGAGAAATGTAGGCTCCCAAGAAGTCAAAGCACTCTTGGGAAATTGAGGGCTGGAACTGGGCCTCCTCCAGGTCTCAGTGGACGGGAAGACCTCAGCTAACTCCAGCATGACCCAGGTTGTTTAAGATCTGAATAAGGGTTTGCGGTCTAGGTACTCCAGATTGCTTAATCTCCTCATctgctctctttttaaaatttgttttagaaaCCCGTctttgctaagttgcccaggctgagtgcagtggctattcacaggcactgcagccctgaactcctgggctcaagcaattctcttgcctcagtctcccaagtagctgggactactagtgCGGTGTCACCATGCTGGGCTTGATCTCTTCATAAACActgaggtcatttttttttttttcttttttgagacagagtctcgttctgttgcccaggctggagtgcagtggcacgagctcggctcaccgcaacctccgactcctgggttcaaccaattctcctgtctcagcctcccgagtagctgggattacagacatgcgccaccacgcctggctaattttttgtatttttagtagagacggagtttcaccttgttagtcaagctggtctcgaactcctaacctcaggtgatccacatgcctcagcctcccaaagtgctgggattacaggcatgagccaccacgcctggcacacTTAGGTCATTTTCAGTTCCTTACTGCTAGCAATGTTCCATATTGAACATCCAGAGACACAGCTTTACCTGGTTTCTGCAGCTCCTGGGATGCAGAACATATCTATCAATTATGCCCAGTGGCCCACTACCCCCATGTCAGAGCCCAGGAGACGGCTCCAACAGGAGACAGGAAGCAGGAAGTATGAGTTCATTCTGCACAGGAGGAAACTGAGCCTGTGAATGGGGCAGGAAGTTGCCTGAGGCTACACAGTGGGAAGGTTGCAGGTGTGAGCTTCCTGGTCTCCTGCCTGCAAGTATAGGCTCTTCCCCTGACAGAGGTACTTCAGGAACCATGGAGTTAGACCCCAAGGTTTACAGTCTGGCCATGCCCAGTCTTGCAGTGACTCCTTGGGCGAGATCTTTTCCCTCTCTGCATTTCTATAATGCTAGCTATAAAATACAGGGAATCCCAAACCTGACTGCTCTTCAGAAATCTGAGGCACACACTGTCCAAGGAGCTCTAGACTCTGCATTAAAGAGTTCATTAAAATGCACCCTCAGATTTTACAGTACTACAGCTTTTCTGAAAAAGCAGCTAACAATgactgagcacttactacatgACATGGATTAAGAATTCAGTCCTcccaggctgggcgctgtggcttacgcctataatcccagaactttgagatgccgaggcgggcggatcacgaggtcaagagatcgagaccatcctggccaacatggtaaaaccctgtctctaccaaaaatacaaacaattagccgggcgtggtgtcaggtgcctgtagtcccagctactcgggaggctgaggcaggagaatcgctggagcccaggaggcggaggttgcagtgagccaagtttgcgccattgcactccagcctggcaacagagcgagactccgtctcaaaaaaaaaaaaaaaaaaaaaagaattcagtccTCTCAACAATCCtaggaggtaggtattattattcttCCTACTTCCCAGACGGGAAAGTCATAGCAGATAGAAGTTCCATAgctttcccagcttctggtaatgTTCCTGACAGGTTTCGGTATTAAAATTACattgacctcataaaatgagttgggaaataCTCCCTCATTTTTAGTCTCTGTGCAGGTTTGTATGAGACTGGTGgtatttttttaactgttgagAAGAATTTCTCAATGAAACCATCTGAACCTagaattttctttgtgggaagattttaaattacagattcaatgcatttAATTGGTGTAGGACTatccagattttctatttcttttagtgtcagttttggtaagttgtgtATCATCTAAAATTTCAAATGCACTGTCAAAAAGTCCTCCATACTATCTTTTTATCCCTTTAATGCTTGTAGTATCTACAGTGATGTcctctttttcattcttgataGTGAAATTTGtgttatcttttttcttaatctttctgGGGGTTTATCAGTTCCATTAATCTcttcaaagaaccaatttttggctttgttgattttctctattttttgctttattccattaatttctgctcttatttttattatttcctttcatctttagttttattgttcttttctaGCTTCTTGAGTGGAAGCTTAGaccagtaattttattttctttttccttttttttttttttttctgagatggaatcacactctgttgtccaggctggagtgcagtggcatgatctctgctcactgcaaccttcgcctcccaggttcaagcaattctcctgcctcagcctccttagtagctgggattacagacacctgccaccacacccaactcattttttgtatctctagtagagacggggttttcaccattttgaccgggctggtcacaaactcctgagctcaggtgatctgcccgcctcggcctcccaaaatgctgggattacaggtgtgagtcatttcacctggcctaattttcaaTCTTTCTTCTAAAGCTATCAAATTTCCTCTAAGCAGTGTTTTAGTTGCACTGTACAGCATTTGATATGTCTTATTTTTCACTGTTCTTGTCAACATATTTTACATCTTCCACTGTGATTATTGACCCattgattatttagaagtgtgacATGTAATCTCCAAGCATTTGCAGATTTTCCAgtaatttttctgttattgacTTTTAATTCAGAGAGGACACACCGTATGATTTCAATCCTTTGAGATTTGCTGAGACTTGTATAAGATCCATGATATGGTCTATTTCGATAAACATCCTATGTGCACATGGGAAGAATAAGTATTTTATAGTGTTGTACACACGTGAATTAGGTCAAGTTGGTTAATCCTATTGTTCAAACTGTGTGAGGTTGAttcaaggataaagaaataaaCCAGTGGGATAGAGTTccgaaacagacacacacacacacacacacacacacacacacacacacacacacacacacacactcttcagcTGATTTACGTTGAGATGTTGGGGACTCCTCCAATTCGGTGGAAAAAAAATGATGCTTTTCAATGATGCCAGGTCAATTGGATATCTACACGGAAAAAAATGAGCTCTAGCCCCGTACAACACCATTCACAATAATTAATATGTAATCAATCACAGACCTAAACATGAGCCCTAAAACAAGCTTCTAAAAGGAAATACAGGAGGGTATCCCAATAAAAAGGCACtaaccataaagaaaatattgacaaattgGACATCACTAAGAGTAACTCCTGTTCATCCAAAGCAAAAGTAAACCACAAAATAGAGGAAGATATTTGCAATAACTTCAATAAATGCGAATCCAAGAATCCATCTACAATACAAAGGGCATGGGTCCGGACCAAGAACACGTATCCAGACTCTGGGAAGAACCTCTACGAACGAAGAAGACAACCCAATTTTCAAATGGACCCCGGGGAACACCCAGGCGGCTGGGGCTGGCTCTAGGTCCCCACTGCTCCGCCTTGCGGGGGCCGCTCCGGCCTGGTCGCCTTCTCCGGGCGCATCCAGGGAACTCGCTCGGTCCTCCTTAAGCGGGGAGGAGGTCGGGGAAGCTCGGAAAGCGTCTCCCCGACTCCGCCCCCAGGGTTGCCTTTCCCTTAGAAGGCCAAGCCCCAAGCCCAGCCTCTCGCCGGCTGGGAGTCGCGCGGTGCCCACCTCGCTGCCCAGGCCCCCGACGCCGCGGCAGGAGCCCCCCCAAGAGCGCGGGAAGCCCCGCGGACCTGGCGCTCCCGGCTCGGGCGTGGACGGGGCGGGCGCCGGGGCGGGGCGCGCGTCCTCGCGGGTCTGAATGGAAGGGTCGAGGTCGTCGGCGGCGGCGAGCAGATCCTGAAGCCAGAACTCCACCCCGGCGCCCGCGCCATGCGGCGGGAGAGGTGAGCGCGGCGGGCGTGGCGTCCGTGCCGGGGTGCCCGGGGTGCCACGGGAACGGCGAGGCCGGGGACACGCGCGCAGGACGCCAGCGGCCGAGGTGGGCGGCcccgggccggggcggggagggCCGGGTCCAGGCGGTCGCCGTGGGGGACGCGCTGGGCTGTGCCCTCCGCCCCCGCCGCCCACGCACTCGTCTTCGAGGGCGGGCCCGGCGGCCCCGGAGCAAACCGCCGTCTCCCCGCGGCCCCACCGGTCCCTGGCAGCCTCGGGGAATGTCTGTAGCTGAATTCGGGCTCTGAAAGAAGGTGGCGCTGGGTTTTTAAAGATTTGGGGCAGAAAAAACGAGAAGGGACCCGGCGCCGGCTACGGCCCTTCCCGAGGGCCACGCCCAGCCCGGCGCCCCGCGCGCCCCGTTCCCCGCGCCGCCTCCCTCCACCCGGCTGAGCGCTTGTGCCCGCAGGTGCGGCGCCCCCCACCCGCGTCGCCGCCATGGAGGTGCTGCGGCGCTCCTCGGTCTTCGCCGCCGAGATCATGGACGCCTTTGACCGCTCGCCCACAGACAAGGAGCTGGTGGCCCAGGCCAAGGCGCTGGGCCGGGAGTACGTGCACGCGCGGCTACTGCGCGCCGGCCTCTCCTGGAGCGCGCCCGAGCGCGCCGCGCCGGTCCCGGGACGCCTGGCTGAGGTGTGCGCGGTGCTGCTGCGCCTGGGTGAGTGCGCCCTGGTGGGATCCCCAGCTGCGCCTCCTCCCCTGCTGGGCCGCAGCCTCCCTCCGAGGCCGAGATGGGGGTCCGGCCCAGGAGCGCCCACCCCCTGCCTGGGACGGCCAGGCGCTCGGGACAGGGCCACCCAGGCGGGTGCTCCCGGATCTGCCCTCTCAGGCCTCCCACGCCACAGGCCCCCCCATCAGCTGCCTGCTCAGCCCAGATTTCAGTCATGCTGGCCATAAACAATAGAAAGCTCCAGAAAGAATAATCTATTAGTGGGTGGCTAAGCTTCCACAGTGACCCTTGTTCTCAGCTGGGCACAGAAACCCTTTGTAGGAGCACGTGTCCCGAtgtttattttggaaaacagattCTTGCTGTTACTGGCCGAGATCCCGCCCGCTGCCCTCTGGATTCCGAGGCCTCCGAGGCCCCCCCATTGGAAACTGCACCCACCGGGCTGGGTAGCCAAAACCTCAGTATTCGTTGGTGCTGTGAGGACATCTGGGGGTGCTCGGTT
Protein-coding sequences here:
- the LOC109025992 gene encoding basic proline-rich protein-like, producing MAATRPAPGPFSFFLPQIFKNPAPPSFRARIQLQTFPEAARDRWGRGETAVCSGAAGPALEDECVGGGGGGHSPARPPRRPPGPGPPRPGPGPPTSAAGVLRACPRPRRSRGTPGTPARTPRPPRSPLPPHGAGAGVEFWLQDLLAAADDLDPSIQTREDARPAPAPAPSTPEPGAPGPRGFPRSWGGSCRGVGGLGSEGLQRNQHCRLLDSSPLRPILDFCTPEL